The DNA region CATCACTCCTCACCGAGCCATGAAGTTCTCATATTAGACATCTGGAGGTAGAGCTCCTTCTCCTTTGGTGTGAGTTTGTTTAGTATTTCCAAGCTGTTGGGTCTAAGCATGACTGATTTCAGTATTTTGTTAAACCTCAATCGTTTGAGCTCTTTGTACTTTTCTTTTAGATTAGCCAGCTTTGTGATGTATGAGCGGAGGGTTTCAGGTGGATATCCACTTGGATTTTCGAGAACTTTATTAAGGAAATACATGTAGAACTCGGTTCTATCATAGAGAGAACCGTCTATGGTAGCTAAAGGCCTGTTCTCGCGCTCTTCTTTTATGTATCTGTCGAGCTCTATAATTATTTTCTCAACTTCATCGATTATCTCAACTACTCCACTTTCCCAAAGCTCCTTTGCCTTCCAATCCTCAATTAGCACCATATCTCCGGGCTTCCAGTCTCCAAAAGGCCTCATGACTTTAACTGGGATTACAGCTCTCCCCACGAACATACATTTCACCCTTTATCCCCGACGAGCCTATGAACAGTAATCGCTCACATTCTTCAAAAAGGTATGTTGAATAACTTCTTAAGGATATCGCAAAATTAAGAAAAGCTAAAAGAAAGGCGTAATCTCAAGGAGTCAAGTCCATTGGTTTTAACTCCTCTAAGAAGTGCTTGGCAAGCTTTATTGTGTTGTCTACATCCCTGGCATCCGTTAGTTCTACTTGAGAGTGCATGTATTTAATTGGGATTGAGAGAACGGCAGTTGCCATACCTTCTCTGTTGATCTGCATTATGTTTGCATCGGTTCCCGTTGGCCTTGGGCTTGCCTCGACCTGGAGTGGAATCTCGTATTTTTTAGCAACTTCCTCAGCAAAGGCCCTAACCTTTGGATTTATGTTTGGTCCAACATCCATAACCGGGCCCTTTCCGAGCTCTGGGACAATCTTTCCTTTGTCTCCCACCTGCTTCGCGAAGGTTACGTCCATGGCTATTCCAATCTCGGGGTCTATTGCGTAGGAAGCAACTCTTGCTCCTCTAAGTCCAACCTCCTCTTGAACGCTCGCGACGAAGTAAATATCTGCCTCGTGGCTCTCTAAAGCTCTCGCAGTCTCAATCATGGCGTAGAGACAAATTCTATCGTCCAAGTAAGGAGTGGCAAATCTATTTTCGTTGAGCCTTGTGAAAGCAGGGGCAAACTCTCCAACCGTTCCTATTCTAATGCCCATCTCTTCGACTTCTTCCTTCTTGTCGGCGCCAACATCAACGACAATTGTGTCCCAATCCGCTGCTTTCTTCCTATCTTCAGGCTTTTGGAGATGCGGTGGAATGTGTCCCACGACACCGTAAACTTCGCCTTTTTCTCCAAAGAAGCGAATCCTCTGGGCAACGAGAGTCCTTGGATCAACACCACCGACTGGAACTATGTGCAGGTAACCGTTGTTGTCGATGTGGTTCACCATAACGCCTATTTTGTCCATGTGAGCTGCAATCATAATTTTTGGACCATTGCCTTTTTTGTGGGCTATAACGTTGCCGAGCTTGTCAACTTTAATTTCATCAACGTAATCCTTCAAAGCCTCGATTACAACGTCTCTAATTCCCATAAACTCATATCCAGTAACTCCTGGAGCTTCAATCACCTTTTGCATTAAATCCCAGTCTACCATTTTAATCACCTACCCGTTTAGACGCTAGTCTTAATGTTAAATCAAGGAGTATTTAAGCTTTCCTAATCTCATTAACTGAAAAGGGCACCAAAATAGCTTAAACCCTCATCACATAGAAGTAGCGCTCAAGCGAGCCGTGCACCCTTTGATAATATCTTTCTAAGACTTCAAATCCTATTTTCTCCGCTACTTTAGAAGCATCGAACTGTACAGGAAAAGCTATTGATAAATAGCCGTTTAAAACATCATACATGCTTTCCAACGCTTTTCTATAGAGTTCTTCCCTTTCACGCCCGGCCAGAGTGGCAGAGGTTCCATAGGGAGGATCCGTCGCTATCGCCTCAAAGCTTCGCTCAAAAATCTCACGGAGCTTTGTAGCGTCGCCGACCCTTAGATCATAGTCTTTAACTCCAAAAAACTCCAAGTTGCCCCTCGCTCCCTCCACCATATCCTCTCTTATATCCACTCCATATGCTTTTATTCCCATAAGTCCAGCCTCGATTAAAATTCCTCCGAGTCCCATAAATGGGTCTAAAACTTCTTCTCTGGCTCTTGAAAGGTTCACCATGGCTCTTGAGAGCCTTGGGTGGAGCGAGATGGGCTTGAAAAATGGCCGGTTGTGGGCTTTTCTTTTCTCAAAGCCCTTAGGGTCGAAGTGGATTCTTTTCACGCCGACCCAAAGCTTTTCACCACAGTAAACCCTAATGACGCTTTTTGGATTCCTTAAGTTCACTTTGAGGCCTTCCTTGGCTATTATTCCTCCCAAGGTGCGCTCAACATCTTTAACGTCATGCCTGCAGTTGAGCATTCTTTCCCTTCTAACGGCGAAAGGCTCCTCTAAAAAGCCCCAATCAAGAGCTTCTGCCTTTGAATAGAGTTCATCAACACTATCGGCAGAGAATAGTAAGATTCCAGCTTCATGCGCCATGCCTAGGCGCTCCAAAAAGGAGAACGCACTTTCATCGGCATCTAAAGCCAAGAATAAGTAGTCTCGCTCAGCTAAATTGAACTTAGGGCTCGCTAATTCGAGCAAAGTTTTAACCTCACCCTCTGCTAGGCTTGGTAGGTTCCCGAGGATTTCCACGTAGAGCATGATTTGAGATTGGGGAGAGGGTTTAAAGCTTTTTTCTATGGAACACCTTCTAAAGAGGCAATCTCTCACTCCACGATTGCTCAAGGGAAATAATATAAACTTTAATCCTAAGTGTATATCATGCAACTCTTCAACTCAAAACTCTGTGCTGTTTGCAAAGGGAGAAAATTGCTCTGCGGGAGGCCCACATGTCCAATTTTAGAGAGGTTTAGGGTAGTTAGAGGTGTAGAAAAGCGGATAAACAAGCGCGAGATTTTTGGTTCATCTCCTCCTGCTATTTTTGTTGGTGAGTTCGGCTATCCTAAGGTTAGGATAGGGCCTTTAGTCCCGCCAATTGAGGGTAATACCTCCTATCTCGACAGCCCGTTGAAGTGGGAAAACGCAAGCATAAGGGATGTTTTAAGATACCGCTCGCTCTTAGTCATGGGTGAGACTAAAGCAAACGTTGACGTTAAACGAAGCGGGAGGATTTTAAGCGAGATTCAGGAGCTGGCAATGTCGATAAGGCCTGTGGACAGCGAGATTCTGCTCAAGAGGAAGCCTATCTTAAAAGTCCTGCCAAGTGAGTTTGCTCCGCCGATAGGACCAAAGGCCGAGCTTTTGGACTTTGAATTAACGGAGAACCCAAGAATTCCGAGAAAGACAGATTATGTTGTAAGTGATGAACTCAAAGCAGAGCAGGCGATAATGAAGCTTTACAACTCTGGCTTTGATGAATACTACATAATAAGGCTCCTTTCTGCTGGGCTTTTGGGAATTCAAAAGAAGCTTGTCCCAACGAGGTGGAGTATCACTGCCGTGCAAGATATTATCGGCAAGCGCCTTAGGAGGGAGGTTCTCCGTTATGAGTTAATAAACGAGTTTGAGCTTTATTTTTACGAGTTTCTTGGCAACCGCTATGTCGTTCTCCTAATGCCTGAAAGTTACGCCTTTGAGCTTTTGGAAGTATGGCTCAAGGGTTCGCTTTTTGGAGGTGAAGAGCCGCAAGTAATCCATGATTTTGAGGATTGGAGGGGCATTAAGGGATATGCAAACCAAACGGCAGGCGCTTACTACGCAGCGCGCTTGAGCATTTTGGAACACCTTAGGAAGAGGCGCAGACAGGCAAAGATCTTGGTGTTTAGAGAAGTGACGCCCAAGTACTACGCGCCTGTTGGCGTGTGGCAGATTAGGCTGGGCACAAAGAAGGCTATGAACAACATCATTGGAAAATTCCAAACTCTCCAAGAAGCTCTCAATGAAGTTGGGAAACTTTTGGAGCATCCGCTTGAGTACTACCTCAAAAGAAGCGAGATTTTGAAAGTTAGGGCAAAGCAGAGGACGTTAGATGATTTTTTAAGGTTGTGATGAGCTTCACCGAACTGAGCACTGCGATGATGAATGCACGTCAGGCTGACGGCTTAACCTTTTTAACCTCTCCTCCATATTTTCCTCTATGAAGAAAAAGCTTGCACTCATAAGCCTCGACGGCAATGGCGTTTACAACCTGAAGCATATGCCATTTCTCCAGAGCTTGGCGGAGGAGAGCCTTTTTGGCGTAGTTGACTCTATATTTCCAACGCTTACGGACTTGGTGCATACGAGCGTCATGACTGGAGTTCCTCCGAAGGTTCACGGTGTCGTTGAAAACGGCTATTACGATAGAACAAACGGAAAAAAAGTGAAGTTTTATGAGTATGAAGTCGTTTTTAATCCGCACAATGTAATAAAGGCGAAAACATTAGTGGACATCTTGAGAGAGAAAGGCATTAAGACAGCGAGCATTAGCGGTTATATGATGCCCCCATTTAGTGGGACGAACGTTAGGATTTTTCCTCCATTCTTCAACGATGATAAGCTCTATAGAGAGCACGGGAGAGACTGGCGTAAGGACAAATGGGTCGCTAATTCGGCGCTCTACTTATATGAGGAGTATAAGCCTGATTTGCTCTTAGTCCACTTTTGTTCTATAGACGGAACACAGCACGACCATGGAATCGAGAGTGAGGAGACACTAAAAGCAGTGAAAACGGTTGATGAAATGCTCGAGCGCCTTTGGGAGCGCTTAAAAGATGAGTATGCCTTCATAATCTTTGCGGATCACGGGCAGGAAGAGGTGCACACTTGGGTTAATTTGAGGGTGTTTTTGAGAAAGCACGGCATTGAGACGTTAAGTGTCTCTTCTGGTGGCGGTGCACACATTTATTTAAAGGACCCAACCCAAGCGGAGGATGCCTATCTAATACTAAAACGCGCCCCTGGGGTTAAGCATGTCTTCTTTAGGGAAGATTTACCCCATCTAGACACGCCCATTAGTGGAGAGCTCTTAGTGTCAGCTAAAGAAGGCTACTGGTTCTGCTCTTTCTGTAAGGGTATTAAAGGTTCAAGCTATTGGGTTAAAGGCATGCACGGCTCTCTAAACGAGCCAGTTATGAAAGTGCCTCTGCTCTTGTGGGGTTTTGGTAAGGGGGAGCTTGAAGCGTCACTCTACGACATAGCGCCGACTGTTCTCGACTTCTTCGGCATAGAAAAGCCAAGGGATATGATCGGGGAGAGCTTGATAGGAAAGTAAATAAGCCCTTCTCTCCTAATCCCTTCGGTGGGAGCATGAAGGTTGACCTAAATTCTGACCTCGGGGAGAGTTTTGGAAGATATAAGCTGGGCTTGGATGAGGAAGTCATGAAATACATCACCTCAGCAAACGTTGCCTGCGGCTGGCATGCTGGAGATCCTTTGGTGATGAGAAAAACTGTAAAATTAGCAAAGGAAAACAATGTCCAAGTTGGGGCCCATCCAGGCTATCCAGATTTGATGGGGTTTGGCAGGAGGTTCATGACACTAACAAGAGAGGAAGCAAGAAACTACATCCTCTATCAAATCGGCGCACTTTATGCTTTCACAAAAGCGGAAGGCTTAATTTTGCAGCACGTAAAACCTCATGGAGCTTTATACAACGCACTCGTCAAGGATGAAGAGCTTGCAAGGGGAGTTTTGGAGGGGATAGCGGACTTCGACAAAAGGCTCATTTTCGTAGGGCTTTCAACCTCAAAGCCTTTAGAGATGGCAGAGGACATGGGACTAAAAGTTGCTCATGAGGTTTTTGCTGATAGAGCATACAACCCGGATGGAACTTTAGTTTCAAGGCGCTTAAAGGGGGCTGTAATTCACGATAAGGAGCTGATAGCGGAAAGAGTAATTTCAATGGTTAAGGATGGGGGCGTTAAGGCAATCAACGGTGAGTGGGTTGAGCTTAAAGCCGACACAATATGTGTCCATGGGGATAACCCTAAAGCCCTTGAGATTACAGCTTACATTAGAAAGCGCTTAGAGGAAGAAGGAGTCAAGATTGTGCCGATAAAGGAGATCGTGCGGTGATTCTATGCAGTTCAAACCAGCTGGAGACTCTGCCCTTGTAATTATTTTTGGAAACGAGATAGACGAAAGAATAAACAAAAAAGTCCATGCGGTAGCTGAGGCAATAGAAAAAGCATCCCCGGAGTGGCTCATTGAGATTGTCCCAACCTATACGAGCGTTTACGTCTATTACGACCCATTGAAAATTGGCTACTCGGAGGTCGTTGAAGCCGTTAAGCCCTTCTTAAATGCAGAGCCTAAGAAAGAGAAAGCGAGGATTATCGAGATTCCAACCGTTTATGGCGGCGAATTTGGGCCTGACATAGAGTTCGTTGCAGAATACAACGGTTTAAGCGTTGATGACATCATTGAAATACACTCAAAGCCGCTCTATCGCATATATATGCTCGGATTTACGCCGGGATTTGCTTATCTTGGCGGCATGGACGAGAGGATTGCAACACCAAGATTGGAGAAGCCGCGCTTGAAAGTGCCAGCTGGGAGTGTTGGCATAGCGGGGAAGCAGACTGGAATTTACCCTCTTAAAAGTCCTGGAGGGTGGAGATTAATTGGGAGGACACCATTGAAGCTCTTTGACGCAAATAGAGAACCTCCCACCCTTCTGCA from Palaeococcus pacificus DY20341 includes:
- a CDS encoding Gins 23 protein, translated to MFVGRAVIPVKVMRPFGDWKPGDMVLIEDWKAKELWESGVVEIIDEVEKIIIELDRYIKEERENRPLATIDGSLYDRTEFYMYFLNKVLENPSGYPPETLRSYITKLANLKEKYKELKRLRFNKILKSVMLRPNSLEILNKLTPKEKELYLQMSNMRTSWLGEE
- a CDS encoding lysyl aminopeptidase, translating into MVDWDLMQKVIEAPGVTGYEFMGIRDVVIEALKDYVDEIKVDKLGNVIAHKKGNGPKIMIAAHMDKIGVMVNHIDNNGYLHIVPVGGVDPRTLVAQRIRFFGEKGEVYGVVGHIPPHLQKPEDRKKAADWDTIVVDVGADKKEEVEEMGIRIGTVGEFAPAFTRLNENRFATPYLDDRICLYAMIETARALESHEADIYFVASVQEEVGLRGARVASYAIDPEIGIAMDVTFAKQVGDKGKIVPELGKGPVMDVGPNINPKVRAFAEEVAKKYEIPLQVEASPRPTGTDANIMQINREGMATAVLSIPIKYMHSQVELTDARDVDNTIKLAKHFLEELKPMDLTP
- a CDS encoding TIGR01177 family methyltransferase, translating into MLYVEILGNLPSLAEGEVKTLLELASPKFNLAERDYLFLALDADESAFSFLERLGMAHEAGILLFSADSVDELYSKAEALDWGFLEEPFAVRRERMLNCRHDVKDVERTLGGIIAKEGLKVNLRNPKSVIRVYCGEKLWVGVKRIHFDPKGFEKRKAHNRPFFKPISLHPRLSRAMVNLSRAREEVLDPFMGLGGILIEAGLMGIKAYGVDIREDMVEGARGNLEFFGVKDYDLRVGDATKLREIFERSFEAIATDPPYGTSATLAGREREELYRKALESMYDVLNGYLSIAFPVQFDASKVAEKIGFEVLERYYQRVHGSLERYFYVMRV
- a CDS encoding Nre family DNA repair protein; the protein is MMQLFNSKLCAVCKGRKLLCGRPTCPILERFRVVRGVEKRINKREIFGSSPPAIFVGEFGYPKVRIGPLVPPIEGNTSYLDSPLKWENASIRDVLRYRSLLVMGETKANVDVKRSGRILSEIQELAMSIRPVDSEILLKRKPILKVLPSEFAPPIGPKAELLDFELTENPRIPRKTDYVVSDELKAEQAIMKLYNSGFDEYYIIRLLSAGLLGIQKKLVPTRWSITAVQDIIGKRLRREVLRYELINEFELYFYEFLGNRYVVLLMPESYAFELLEVWLKGSLFGGEEPQVIHDFEDWRGIKGYANQTAGAYYAARLSILEHLRKRRRQAKILVFREVTPKYYAPVGVWQIRLGTKKAMNNIIGKFQTLQEALNEVGKLLEHPLEYYLKRSEILKVRAKQRTLDDFLRL
- a CDS encoding alkaline phosphatase family protein is translated as MKKKLALISLDGNGVYNLKHMPFLQSLAEESLFGVVDSIFPTLTDLVHTSVMTGVPPKVHGVVENGYYDRTNGKKVKFYEYEVVFNPHNVIKAKTLVDILREKGIKTASISGYMMPPFSGTNVRIFPPFFNDDKLYREHGRDWRKDKWVANSALYLYEEYKPDLLLVHFCSIDGTQHDHGIESEETLKAVKTVDEMLERLWERLKDEYAFIIFADHGQEEVHTWVNLRVFLRKHGIETLSVSSGGGAHIYLKDPTQAEDAYLILKRAPGVKHVFFREDLPHLDTPISGELLVSAKEGYWFCSFCKGIKGSSYWVKGMHGSLNEPVMKVPLLLWGFGKGELEASLYDIAPTVLDFFGIEKPRDMIGESLIGK
- a CDS encoding LamB/YcsF family protein, which codes for MKVDLNSDLGESFGRYKLGLDEEVMKYITSANVACGWHAGDPLVMRKTVKLAKENNVQVGAHPGYPDLMGFGRRFMTLTREEARNYILYQIGALYAFTKAEGLILQHVKPHGALYNALVKDEELARGVLEGIADFDKRLIFVGLSTSKPLEMAEDMGLKVAHEVFADRAYNPDGTLVSRRLKGAVIHDKELIAERVISMVKDGGVKAINGEWVELKADTICVHGDNPKALEITAYIRKRLEEEGVKIVPIKEIVR
- the pxpB gene encoding 5-oxoprolinase subunit PxpB is translated as MQFKPAGDSALVIIFGNEIDERINKKVHAVAEAIEKASPEWLIEIVPTYTSVYVYYDPLKIGYSEVVEAVKPFLNAEPKKEKARIIEIPTVYGGEFGPDIEFVAEYNGLSVDDIIEIHSKPLYRIYMLGFTPGFAYLGGMDERIATPRLEKPRLKVPAGSVGIAGKQTGIYPLKSPGGWRLIGRTPLKLFDANREPPTLLQPGNYIKFVPISEEEFWEIYKKEWGEER